A window of the Pseudomonadota bacterium genome harbors these coding sequences:
- a CDS encoding SMP-30/gluconolactonase/LRE family protein: MAQIREITSGLQFPEGPVAMDDGSVLVVEIKRGTLTRVKPDGKQQIIAHVGGGPNGAAIGPDGACYICNDGGFEWMEMDGMTVPGHTPHSYTRGSIQRVDLNTGKVEVLYTQCDGHALKGPNDIVFDKHGGMWFTDFGKTYDRSRDRTGIFYAKTDGSFIKEVVFPMDGPNGIGLGPNDKMLYVAETFTARVWQWEVSGPGELKRVAGVGGPLLEGPGGATLLTGLPGYQLLDSLAVDAEGWVSVATIINGGITSISPDGKKIEHTPLPDPLTTNVCFGGKDMRTAYATLSGTGKLVAYDSPRAGLRLNFNA, encoded by the coding sequence ATGGCGCAGATACGTGAAATCACTTCGGGCTTGCAGTTCCCCGAAGGTCCGGTCGCGATGGACGATGGCAGTGTGCTGGTGGTCGAGATCAAGCGCGGCACGCTGACGCGCGTCAAACCCGATGGCAAGCAGCAGATTATCGCCCATGTCGGCGGCGGCCCCAACGGCGCGGCCATCGGCCCCGACGGCGCCTGCTACATCTGCAACGACGGCGGCTTCGAATGGATGGAAATGGACGGCATGACGGTGCCGGGTCATACCCCGCACAGCTACACGCGCGGCAGCATCCAGCGCGTCGACCTCAACACCGGCAAGGTCGAAGTGCTCTACACCCAGTGCGACGGTCATGCCTTGAAAGGCCCGAATGACATCGTGTTCGATAAACACGGCGGCATGTGGTTCACCGATTTCGGCAAGACCTATGACCGCTCGCGCGATCGCACCGGCATCTTCTACGCCAAGACCGACGGTTCGTTCATCAAGGAAGTGGTGTTCCCCATGGACGGCCCCAACGGCATCGGTCTCGGCCCCAACGACAAGATGTTGTACGTCGCCGAGACCTTCACCGCGCGCGTGTGGCAATGGGAAGTGAGCGGCCCCGGCGAATTGAAGCGCGTGGCCGGCGTCGGTGGCCCGCTGCTGGAAGGACCGGGCGGCGCAACCTTGTTGACCGGCCTGCCGGGCTACCAATTGCTCGACTCACTGGCGGTCGATGCCGAAGGCTGGGTGAGCGTCGCCACCATCATCAACGGCGGCATCACGTCGATTTCGCCCGATGGCAAGAAGATTGAACACACGCCGCTGCCCGATCCCCTGACCACCAACGTGTGCTTCGGCGGCAAGGACATGCGCACCGCCTACGCGACCTTGTCCGGCACCGGTAAGTTGGTGGCCTACGACAGCCCGCGCGCGGGTCTGCGTTTGAACTTCAACGCCTGA